ATGGATCAGGGATTGCGGTTTGCCGTGCGGGAAGGCGGCAAGACGGTCGGATCGGGAGTCGTCACGGAAATATTGGCCTAAAGCTGAGAGCTGTCGGCTGACAGCTAAGGAGAAGTTAAGATGCGCGAGATCATCGACATGGCTTGTACGTCCTGCAAGCAGAGAAACTACTCGTCCATGAAGAACAAGAAAAACGATCCGGATCGGTTGGAGAGAAACAAGTTTTGCAAATTCTGCCGAAAGCACACACCTCATAAAGAGGTGAAGTAAGGGTGCCGAGCGTCAAGTGCGAAGTGCTGAAGCTGGGATGATTTTCTGAGATGTCTCAGCGCTCAACACTGAGTGTAGGGGCATGGTGTTAATGGCAGCACATCGGTCTCCAAAACCGAGAGTCTGGGTTCAAATCCTAGTGCCCCTGCCATCTTGAGTATGCTCGTGACTGGAGCCAAATGATGGATCTTGGCGATAGGATAAAGCAGCTTTGGTGTTGGGTCTGAGAGTGAAGGCTCGCTCAACTGGTGGGCTGCCTATGGCCCTTGCTGGATGGATGAAGCATCGCTTGTGTGGCTTATACAAGGATGGTGTGTTTGTGCAGTTGCCCTTATGCTCAAGGGAGAGGTTTTGTGGATGAGATTGAGGCTGTGAGGCCTCTAGGTGCTGTTGGTGGCACTAGCTAGTTTTGGGTGGAAGCGGCTCATGGGTTTGGAGCAGTTTGGTGTTTGTGGGGTAGTGAGGTGATAAAGCGGGGAGTATCCGATGTTTAAGCGTATGACGGAGTCAATTCGGTTGTTCGTGACGGACGTGCGTACCGAGATGAAAAAAGTCTCGTTCCCGAGTCGTGCGGAAACTATCGGCTCAACGACGGTCGTTATTGTGTTCTGTATCCTGATGTCGGTCTACTTGTCTGTCATTGACTCGTTTCTCTCCTGGTTGGTTGGAAAGCTTATTTAAGTCAGCCGAAAAGAGGCGATAGTAGTACTTCATCGAAGACCTGAGGGTGGTGCATGACAAAGAACTGGTACGTCATACATACGTACGCGGGTTTTGAGGGGCGCGTGAAGACCAGCCTCATGGAACGTGCGAGTCAAATGGGGCTTGTGGAGAAGGTCGGGCAGGTCCTTGTTCCGACGGAGGATGTGATTGAAATCAAGGATGGGAAGCGACGGACCTCCCGTCGGAAGTTCTTTCCGGGGTATGTTTTGGTAGAGCTGGAGTCTCCGCTGGCTGATGAGACGCTCCAGATGATTAAGGAGACCCCCAAGGTGACGGGATTTGTCGGAGGAGGAGTTGTGCCGACGCCGCTTACCGATGAGGAAGTCGAGTCCTTGCTCAAACAAGTTGATGCAGGTCAGGCGGAACCGCGTGAGCAGGTCAAATTCATTAAGGGTGATAATGTCCGTATTATCGATGGTCCGTTCCTGGGGTTCAATGGTGCAGTGGACGAGGTCGATCAGGATCATAGTCGATTGAAG
The sequence above is drawn from the Nitrospira sp. genome and encodes:
- the rpmG gene encoding 50S ribosomal protein L33, which gives rise to MREIIDMACTSCKQRNYSSMKNKKNDPDRLERNKFCKFCRKHTPHKEVK
- the secE gene encoding preprotein translocase subunit SecE — protein: MFKRMTESIRLFVTDVRTEMKKVSFPSRAETIGSTTVVIVFCILMSVYLSVIDSFLSWLVGKLI
- the nusG gene encoding transcription termination/antitermination protein NusG: MTKNWYVIHTYAGFEGRVKTSLMERASQMGLVEKVGQVLVPTEDVIEIKDGKRRTSRRKFFPGYVLVELESPLADETLQMIKETPKVTGFVGGGVVPTPLTDEEVESLLKQVDAGQAEPREQVKFIKGDNVRIIDGPFLGFNGAVDEVDQDHSRLKVMVSIFGRSTPVELGFLQVERI